The Lampris incognitus isolate fLamInc1 chromosome 4, fLamInc1.hap2, whole genome shotgun sequence genome segment TTATCTAATTTTTAAGTATCCCTCTCTGATGTTAAGCTGATCGATCAAGatagtcaggtttatttgctttcTGTCTGGATATGTTCTGTGTTCCTGTTAAAGAAAGGGGCAACTGAAGCATTTTCCTTTGTTTTCAGCCAAGGTGCGGCGGCTATATGACATTGCTAATGTGTTGCGGAGCCTGAAGCTCATTGAGAAGGTCCATGTcacagaggagagggggagaaagcCAGCCTTTGAATGGATCGGCCCTGAAGAATTTCCCAATGTTAATGGTATCAAAACAGACTTCAAACATTTGAAAGTAATATGTCACcacaaataaatgttttttgtcaagGAAGGTACTCATGATGATTATtatcagtagtattagtagttgttGTCATGGAAGTACACTGAGAGTAAAATCTTTTTCAGACCTGGAAAGCTCCACATCTGGCTGTCCCTCCACTACCAGCAGGGTGCTGGAGTCCCGCTCCTCTGTAGAGAACTGTGCCAAAAACCTCTTTTCATCATCAGGTACTAAACACAGCTTCACTCGTCATCCCTCCCTCATCAAGCTGGCCAAGACCGTTCAGGCTGATCGCCGCAAGATTAGCTCTGCCCCCAGTAGCCCCATCAAGACCATCCTCAGTGAGTACACCCAGTGTTTCCTTGGACCAATTCACCGCACTGAAGTGGATTTAATAAAAGACTAATTACGCTTAAGTCCAGCCTTTTTAAATGTACAATGTTTACAATTTTAACACAGGGCAAATGTCCTTTTTTATACTATCAATCTGTGGCATATTTAAGATAATAGCCGATGTATGACTATCCAAATTATAAAGGTAGGTCTCTTCCAAAAAAGTGAAATAATTGCAGTGTTTTGTCCTGGCCATAGCAGTCAGTTAGGGGAGAATAAGGCAGGTAGCAGTCAGTAAAAAGGAGAGAAAAGGTTCTTTTGATAAACAAGCAGATACAGCAGACTAAGTTTGTTGAAGACCTTTTCCAAAaggtgctgacatcatagtactgGCAActgtttaatttaaaaaaaaatattctgcgaCTTTTAATTTCTGAAATGCCGCTGCAATTACCAGTATCACCATAGCTGTAAGTTAAGACAAAAAATCTTTAGGATTGTAGCTTGAAATTTctgaacttttttttccttttcccatATTAGATGATTCAACAAACAAGAACTTTCCCAACAAAATGGCCCAGCTTGCTGCTATTTGTAAGATCCAACTTGACCAGCAATCAGGGTAAGTCCAGCCCCATTTAGAGTTtttggtttggggttgggttgtcTGTtttatttaacccccccccccccccgattttaaGTGTCATGGACAAGAATACAATTCTCTTTGTGTTCCAGGACCGCAAATAAAGATTCAAAGCCTGCTGTAACTGAGACTGTGGCCTCAACTGCTGAGCCAAAGCAGAATGTTGCTAAAACTGCAAAAGAGCTTAAATCCACGGCACCACCTGTGACTCAGGAAGCCACAATCAACACTACAGTCCAGCTCACTCCTACCACACAGCTCCCAGCCCAGCCAACAGGAACACTTTCCTATCTCCCTGCACAGTGCCCACCTCTCATCCCTGTATTATTACATCAGCAGAAAGGGAGTGGGCCATATGCTGTGTACCTGCACCCTTCTTCTCTTAGATCGCACCCCCTTGCAAGGCCCCAGCCGACCAGCCTCGCCGTGCGCTCCATGACATTTGAGGATAGGACCAGCCAGAGTCCAATGGGGGCCACAGCTGTAGGGAGCCAGCCTTCCTCCGGGGCCTTAGAGCTCAGCCCCTTGGCACCCAAACGCCTCAGTTCAGACACCACCACAGAGAGCAGTCCCTCCAAAGCAAGGAGAACTGACCCCGGTTTCAAGGTAGGGCTGGGAAATAATTTGGTATTATATTTATTGTCTTTCAGTTGTATTTCatcgggatgaaattcagatgttttcatatcatgatacacaattttgttgttttATATTAATTGGGGTTTAGAAGTATTGTGCTCAGACTTACTGGCGCAGGTGTGTAGAGCAAAAAAAATATAGAAAACTGTTAGAAGGTGCTGTCCGCTCACTGCGTAAACCAGACACAGGTCTAgcaaaaaaatattttatagtgaCAAAAAAGGTGAATCACACAAGTGAAACAATGATAAAATGGTAACTAAAACCAGCTAAAATAACTCATTATTTTTGAAAAGATGGCAGTAGCCAAACAGTTGAGAACAAAATCACTTCGCTCTAAAATTTGTATCTCCATTGACTATCATTTACTTGACGAACTGCAGCTAGTCCTCTGCAAGTTTATCAACAACACGTTAGAAAAACCTTTTTTATGGTGTCCAGGAAAAGCTTTTCTTGATCAGTTTTATGAGACTGCTCAAACATTAAAAACAAACGCATACATATGCCTAACATTTTGCCTTCCTTGCTTCTCTGGGCCTTTGTAGGACACTTCCCCAAAGCTGTGTGAGATCCTGCAGGCCCGTCTGAAAGCCCGTCGTGGAGGTCTCCTTTCTAGCCGGCCCTCGCCTCGAGCTCTGCACCTGGACCCAGAGTTTGTTAACACCCCAGTGGGAACCACAGCAAATCAGACGCTAGTGCAGAGTGTGGAGAACTTTCTGGAGAAGGAGGACAAAGTGGCTGGCTCCGACACCGAGGCGGTGTCAACGCCCGTCAGAGCTGTTCCCTTCACACCTGGACAGCTCCATACTGAGGTATTCAAACACCAACCTCTACTAGGTTCTGCAACACAAGTCATATGACCTTGTAAATCTTTACTCATTTCAGACAAAAGCAGGCAGAGGTTACAAAAGAGCTTAACAAATCAAAATTAAGCATGCTAGCTTTGAGAAGTCTCGCAATTTGAAATCCTGTAACAAGATTTAGATAAGTGCCGGTGATTAACAGCCTGTCTTTACGTTTTTTCTGTTGGATTCCAGCAGCAACATTTTGATTGGCTGGACAGGCTGTTAATCACCAGCATTTATCTAAATCTTGCCCTTATCTAAATCTTTGATTTTTTTGTGTGCGAGTAGCTTTGAGGCCTGACTTCAAACGTTTTGAAATCTGGCCCTGagactactcacacacacacacacaaaaaagaaaaccccTTTTTGTACCGATGGCTCAGCCAGATAATGGTATACCGTATAGGTTTACTGTGCACTCGTATCAAAAGATTCATGACTAGCAGTGGGTGCCACGAGGGGCAGGTCGTGTGCAACAGACATTAAGTTTAGTCGTGCCCAAACATAATTTTTCTGCTGCTGACCATTTGGCCCAGAAAACAATCAAATCCTTTTGCATCATTATTTCATAATTTATCAGTTCTTCTCAGACAAGGATAGCTACCAGTACTGCAtgatttggtaaaaaaaaagtgataccgcgattattgtggacaatattgcaatataatatacaaataatacaaatttgttgTGTTGCCGCGACATGTAGCGGCTTTcatttttgcatgttttacacagtacctctttctgctcaatatcgctGTGCTTGAATCCAATATATCGCCATATAAcaggtcttttttttcttttctttttttttgccaccagttcatcagcgttaacctgctTGTTGTCATCAGTATCCATTTTTGCtgtctttctggtctgcacacagcacactggatagtcatgtgaccataGACTGCACACACTTCACTACCTAAACAGAGACTggttggtcatctcttaattatgggcatAGATATGCAGACTTGACATAAACACGTTCAcacgcacattttattatttaattaaatcacAGCCTTTTGtggttatataattgcacaggctgacatcgcgattacgattagattaatcgtgcagcactaatATCTACCCCACAGCTCTCATCTACCTTGTGGAAATGTTGCTCACCTGTGAGACGGGGAGACAAAACCATTTGACAGGCTTAGTTTTGCGTTAGTAAAATGTCCAACAAGTCAGGTTAGCAATCCGCTATCCAGAAATAACAGACTTTAGAATGTCTTAACTGACCAATCTGAATGGACAATTCAACAATGTGATGTGTGAGAAATAAATAAGAGTAGGTTTGAAGAAAGTACATGACAGTTTATGCTGTGCTTTTGTCCCCCAACTGGCTTGGGACATTTCCTTCATGTATTTCTCACCATCCTGCCTAATATAAGGTTAAAATTGCCCAAAAACTTAAGACAATTTTTAGGTGACTCAGCAGTGGCATGTCTGATGTTTATTTCTCTGTCCATCTAGACTTTGGTGCCAGCAGGCTACCTGATCCCCATCTCCCAGCAGTCCCTCCTCAGCCTCGCAGACCCTCAGGGCCCCAGTACAGAAAACAAGGCCCAGACTCCTACTTGTAATATCTACCATACGCCAACTGCAGGTAAAGAATAGATGTGATCATGTTCACCTTTGAAACTTAATCTTTTTCACTTAGAATTTGAGacgtgtgggttttttttcttccttctttcaACCAAGTAAGTATAAAAATAGGAGTTTGTCTTGCTGGGATGCTCAACATAAAGACTCAAGGACATGAAATAGGCTTGCGCCAACTGGCGATCGGCTTGTATATCGATGATTGAAGGGATGATCGACAATTGGTTTTTCCTATGCTGATATTAAGGTGATTTAAACCAACTACCAGAACTAAGATGTTATGAATAAATCTCTAGAAACTGGACCCTACAGTGCATTTAGAGATGTTTTTAGTGGAGTGGCATGTTTGTCCGCTGAGCCCCATTAATCAGCATGGGTGATGAGGGAATTTTAAATCCTTTATTACAAACCAGTTTGCAGTCTCTTCTCCATGGATCTGACACCCCACAGCTCAGTTCTCCATAAGCCTGCTCACCAAAACTTTGCTCTGCGCACCATAAGAGTAGTTAACATTATGGATATGATTTTGGATTGTGATATCAAAGATAAGATAATAATGTTAAACGGAACATGATGCTGTGATATGGAAATGTGTGCAAATAAATTAGTGGTTTACATGTCCTCCTCTGGCACACATCTTTTTACATAGCTTGCAGATGGGCTGTTTAATATCCTTAGGTTCACCTTTGGCATCTGGGTAAAACCCATAATATTCTCAAATACGAGATTTTACATTTTTCTTTGACATTACACCCGATGTGGCCTATCGGTAATCTCGAGTAGCCACAATTGGACGATATGAAAATAGAAATGATCACCCAACCCTAACATGAACACAACTTTTTTaagtagaaaaacaaaaaatatcaaAGGTTATCTATCTGTAGGGAGTCTCTACAAAACCAAGATTATCACAATACCCAAATATTTAATTCAGAGAGTAAGGAGGGAAATATGATAGGTATTTTCTGTACAGAGTGCAAATAGAATTGATGGGCAAAAGACACATTTTTGTATtagtgtttacatacttgaattGCACTTTAACTAATGTAATACATTTAAATAACAACATATATTAACATGAATATATACACAGAGGCGGAATTATCGGTAATGGGTAGTTTTAAACAATTAAAACCGAGACGGGGGGTATCTTCAGGACAGGACCCCTGGTTTTGTTGTTGGCACATGGTGATGGGATTTCTTTGATTTCTCCTCAGGCTCCAGACCTCCACTGGCACAGATCACCCCTTCTAGCCTGCGTCTCCAAAGACCCCCCTCTGTCTCACCTCACTCTACTCAGGGCCACCGCATCCACAGCCCCAGTCCAGCCATCCTCAATTTCACCCTGCAGAACCTGGGCCTCATACAGAGCCAAGGGAACCTCTACCACAATGAGCATGCCGATACCCTGCCCAGCCCATTGCCTGCCCAACTGGGTCTGCAGCAGAGGGGCATGGTTTTTGTCAAGCCCATGTCCCCTGCACCCTTCCAGCAGTCTTTACCTGGCCAGCCACTCACACTCATTAGCGTACAACAGGTAAGAACCACTTCAAATTTGATAATAAACTATTGATTTATTGTCCATTATCGGAAAATGAAAATACGATCATCTAAGATACCTTCAAATGTAATTACTCAATCGTATCCCTAGTTACGTTTGGTAAGCAAAATGCGGGTATTTTATATCTGGTTATTTTTTTCTGAAGCGTGTGTTGTCCAAAAACACTTCATTCTTCAGTTGGAGAGGGTAAAAAAAAGTCTGCCAAATGATGTTTGAAATTAGGTGCACTGAACTAATTGGTCTGTTGATTACTGTTATTCTCTTTGGCCAGCCTCTGATGACCACACCCAAAGGGGCAGGACTTCCCCAGCACAGCTTCTTCCAAACCCCCGTCTCGCTCTCACCTCTAGCTACTGTGGTAACCACCAGCGGACAGCCAGCTGCTAAAACCGTTTACATCCCACAGAGGAAACTTGATGTTGGCACAGAAGACTCATGAAAGCTTCACTACCTTTCTACACACTCTGTTTAGATGCCTTCATATTCCTATCTATGAAATGTATACAGTATGGATATGATGTTTGTGTTGCTTGTGAAGGGGATGTTGTAGTTATAAGGGTTTTTTTTCTGTCATTCATTGTCATTCCATACTTGTATGTGGAAATTGTGTAGGAACTAACTTAACGTTTCACTCTCACTGACCTTTGTATTACAGCCATTTCCAAAAATAGTTGTGATGCAGACTACAGTCAGAGAGCCGCTATCGCCACAATGATTTCATACGCTGTACACCAGATTCTGGTGAAACCACATTACTTGATGGTGGAAAGAAATGTTTTGTGATAAATATATGGGTGCTGGATTCCAGATGGTGTTACCAAACGGTGAAGTTATTTTTCTTGGAAAATTACAAGAATTGTGCCTACCTGAGTCACATGGCTGCCAAAATTATTTTACTGTTGATATTGACAAGCATAGACAATGCTGCATCTGTGTCATTTGAGCTTTGACCTGAACAGAAAGGAAACCCGTTTGACTGAGACTGCTTTGATTGGGTTAATTCTCATTTTGTTTTTAGGTAAAAAGTTTGAGATTTTTTTGCACATTGTACATGTTAACTGTTGAACATTTTAATTAAAGATGATTACTTGTTGTGAATTCTGGTACTAATCAGGCATTTTGTTGAATTTAATTTATAAAATTCATTTCAGATATAATGCTAAGTGGAAAATGCTAAATAAATGTTTTAATACTGTTTTGTAAGACCGTAGCCCATCATTTCACTTAATCCAT includes the following:
- the e2f8 gene encoding transcription factor E2F8 — its product is MSCATIEFQNQTQSSHTSSKGGVFVVPKLLAKTPSKARGYCSPLATDQLIMGPLTTPTKGRDGGSGEPWTPTSNLKMLISAASPDIRNREKELCIDNDGGETVESSQDTELGEEAEKMSRKEKSLGLLCHKFLARYSDCPNPAVNNNICLDDVATELNVERRRIYDIVNVLESLHMVSRSAKNRYIWRGQAKLTQTLALLKKVGEKYRYSQQMQQIRQRCLDKEFDFDGEEKENEDMADLESSADQGQKEMCFVELPGLEFKAASVNSRKDKSLRVMSQKFVMLFLVSSPRVVSLEVAAKILIGEDQVADQDKSKFKTKVRRLYDIANVLRSLKLIEKVHVTEERGRKPAFEWIGPEEFPNVNDLESSTSGCPSTTSRVLESRSSVENCAKNLFSSSGTKHSFTRHPSLIKLAKTVQADRRKISSAPSSPIKTILNDSTNKNFPNKMAQLAAICKIQLDQQSGIQFSLCSRTANKDSKPAVTETVASTAEPKQNVAKTAKELKSTAPPVTQEATINTTVQLTPTTQLPAQPTGTLSYLPAQCPPLIPVLLHQQKGSGPYAVYLHPSSLRSHPLARPQPTSLAVRSMTFEDRTSQSPMGATAVGSQPSSGALELSPLAPKRLSSDTTTESSPSKARRTDPGFKDTSPKLCEILQARLKARRGGLLSSRPSPRALHLDPEFVNTPVGTTANQTLVQSVENFLEKEDKVAGSDTEAVSTPVRAVPFTPGQLHTETLVPAGYLIPISQQSLLSLADPQGPSTENKAQTPTCNIYHTPTAGSRPPLAQITPSSLRLQRPPSVSPHSTQGHRIHSPSPAILNFTLQNLGLIQSQGNLYHNEHADTLPSPLPAQLGLQQRGMVFVKPMSPAPFQQSLPGQPLTLISVQQPLMTTPKGAGLPQHSFFQTPVSLSPLATVVTTSGQPAAKTVYIPQRKLDVGTEDS